CGCTTGCCGGGAAGGCGTTCTGGTGAGTCGCACCAAGGCCATCAACGAACTCAAGAGCTTGATCGTGGTCGCCCCCGAGCATCTCCGCGCGCCACTGCGTGGCCGTTCTCTGATCACTCAGCTCGAGGCCATCGAGCACCTGCAGACGACGACGGCGGCGCCGGTCGAACACCGTCTTTCGGTGCTCAGTCTGCAGTCGATCGCGGCACGGATTCGGTTCCTGTCCGCGCAGCTCGCTGAACTCGATCCCCAGCTGCTCGACCTCATTAAGCAACACCCCGCAGGGCCAGCCCTGCTCGCCGAGCCTGGGGTCGGCCCCGTCGTGGCAGCGCAACTGCTGATCAGCTGGTCCCACCACGGACGAGTCCGCAACGAGGCAGCGTTCGCATCACTGGCCGGAGTCGCTCCGCTGGAGACCAGCAGTGGACAACGTTCCCGACACCGCCTCAACCGCGGCGGTGACCGTGCCCTGAACCGGGCCCTGCACACCGTCGCGATCACCCGGATGAGATGCCATCCTGAAACCCAGGCTTACGAGGCCCGACGCAGCGCCGAAGGCAAGACTCACCGCGACGTCCGGCGCTCAGTCAAACGCGCACTCGCCCGGCGCCTCTACCGAACGATCGAGGCCGCAATCCGCATCCACGACCCCTCCCTCGCCGCTTGACAAACATAGGAGCGTCCAACCGGCTGCTGCGGTTCTGGTTCGAAAAAGGCACCGATCTGTCCGGCTACACCAAGGACGACCTCAAAGCGATCCAGGACAAACTCAACACCCGGCCCCGGCCCACACTCGACTTCGACACACCCGCCCAACGCCTGGCAGCCCTGCTCGACCAAGCGGCATAACCAG
Above is a window of Mycolicibacterium baixiangningiae DNA encoding:
- a CDS encoding IS110 family RNA-guided transposase; translation: MTPHSAAATSDRYPGRCLPRSPSNARTTAMAMLAENYEYVIGGDPDRDTIDLAVLDTATGRVRAHLADAADGAGYQRMLAWASDNAPGRRVWALEGTGSFAAGLFVCLVDAGETVVEVGALKRARGAKSDRIDAIRAARQALSRDEQGAPRSRGLREALRMVFACREGVLVSRTKAINELKSLIVVAPEHLRAPLRGRSLITQLEAIEHLQTTTAAPVEHRLSVLSLQSIAARIRFLSAQLAELDPQLLDLIKQHPAGPALLAEPGVGPVVAAQLLISWSHHGRVRNEAAFASLAGVAPLETSSGQRSRHRLNRGGDRALNRALHTVAITRMRCHPETQAYEARRSAEGKTHRDVRRSVKRALARRLYRTIEAAIRIHDPSLAA